Genomic DNA from Paenibacillus sp. MBLB1832:
ATAGACTGCTCCTGCAGCGACATAACGCTCACCTCTGTTCTCTGAACCTATCTCAACATGACCGGTTCTAACGAAAAAAGACTCACCAAGATATGCCATTGATATTCAAAGGGCAATCTGAGTGAGTCTCCTGTTCTCCGTCACATGATATTAACTTACCTGTATTTTACTGAAAGGATGGTGGCTGTGTCAATGGGAAGGGGATTCAGGATGTAGATACTGTTGAGTTGCTGAAGCAACTAACGAGCGTAAAGGGCATCGGCGTATGGACCGCCGAAATGTTTCTCATTTTCACGTTGGGCCGGCCCGACATTCTATCGCTGGGCGATGCGGGTCTACAGCGAGCAGCCCGCTGGCTGCATGCCCTCCCTGAGCGCGCGGATAAGAACTACCTAGGCGTAGCCGCTGCCAATTGGGCGCCGTATCGCAGCTACGCCTCCCTTTATTTGTGGCGCGCTATCGATACGGGCCTTGTGGATGCTGGCTTGCCTGTGGAGGCGTGCGGGAAGGGCTAGGCACCATTGGCTGCAGCTCTACGCATGTTGTATTTACTACAACATCCTGAGCACATT
This window encodes:
- a CDS encoding DNA-3-methyladenine glycosylase family protein, with amino-acid sequence MLKQLTSVKGIGVWTAEMFLIFTLGRPDILSLGDAGLQRAARWLHALPERADKNYLGVAAANWAPYRSYASLYLWRAIDTGLVDAGLPVEACGKG